The following proteins come from a genomic window of Megalobrama amblycephala isolate DHTTF-2021 linkage group LG1, ASM1881202v1, whole genome shotgun sequence:
- the LOC125267802 gene encoding uncharacterized protein LOC125267802: MNACPMGDDFEVADPEDDIDTRVNKMKLLNETVLGNIERAQKQQQKSFQNRKRKFVKVCSVQAGDDVLISGDPKKRRTDTFKSRHQGPYNVASISSKGVATIVKGSSVQRVNVSRLRTYYRSKNRPAERKFLQDHCYTTATFKRQIEHPYACSGAKWEKDLGPIQDELLKYVLDKNRPSQELIVKEGKICLTREDFWSLGLNQCMESNIGNACLKIVEEAARRHGKNVHIVDLYVVPTWKDKDVDPVHCLPTHCSLHCPGILDGKNGKRPWVFSSTAFRDFLCCLHADVCSQYLYLVPINIH, translated from the exons ATGAATGCCTGTCCCATGGgagatgattttgaagttgctgACCCAGAAGATGACATTGACACCAGAGTCAATAAGATGAAACTTCTCAATGAAACG gttCTTGGCAACATAGAGAGAGCACAGAAACAGCAACAGAAATCATTTCAAAATCGCAAACGCAAATTTGTGAAGGTATGTTCCGTTCAGGCTGGAGATGACGTTCTGATCTCAGGGGACCCCAAGAAACGACGAACAGACACATTTAAAAGTCGGCACCAAGGACCATATAATGTGGCCAGCATTTCTTCCAAAGGGGTGGCTACCATTGTTAAAGGGTCAAGTGTCCAGAGGGTCAATGTGTCAAGATTGAGGACATACTACAGATCAAAAA ATAGACCAGCTGAGAGGAAGTTTCTCCAGGACCACTGTTACACCACTGCAACATTTAAAAGGCAGATAGAGCATCCATATGCTTGTTCCGGTGCAAAGTGGGAGAAGGACTTGGGCCCTATTCAAGATGAACTG ttgaaGTATGTGTTGGACAAAAATAGGCCATCACAAGAACTGATCGTAAAGGAAGGCAAAATTTGCCTCACACGAGAAGACTTCTGGAGCCTGGGTTTAAACCAGTGCATGGAATCTAAT ATTGGAAATGCTTGCCTCAAGATTGTGGAAGAAGCTGCACGAAGACAT GGAAAAAATGTTCACATTGTGGACCTCTATGTTGTTCCCACCTGGAAAGACAAAGATGTGGACCCAGTGCATTGTTTGCCT ACACATTGCAGCCTTCATTGCCCCGGGATCCTGGACGGAAAAAACGGGAAGAGACCTTGGG TTTTTTCCTCAACAGCGTTCAGGGATTTCCTGTGCTGTCTACATGCTGATG TATGCTCTCAGTACCTGTACCTCGTGCCCATTAACATTCACTGA
- the LOC125267783 gene encoding uncharacterized protein LOC125267783: protein MNCEHIKQYFDRGYTNDEILAVLAERHGIALSKRSLERILSKNKLWRRKNKTEVAEVAAFIEQQLQTSGQCHGYRWMHQKCWLNGIITDRETVRVLLRLLDGEGVDLRSRNRLRRRVYHNRGPNFVWHIDGYDKLKPFGIGISGCIDGFSRSMMWLEAYKTNSDPRLIAGYFMDAVINAGGCPARVRLDLGTENVHVAEMQRFLTFSEDRPETDRVTFGPSSGNQRIERWWLTLRSECVQFWIDLFDKLREDGHFADTFLDKSLVQFCFLNKIQEELDDIVFAWNNHRIRPVHNSRSPHGRPSIMYAVSHLYGATDHLHPVCLEKVQVCLEECVFKDFPCEEDIFNICVDLMSEHDLNLMNDVFAEVDLYITLRELINSELD from the exons ATGAATTGCGAACACATTAAACAGTATTTTGATCGTGGTTATACTAATGATGAAATTCTTGCCGTGTTAGCGGAACGGCATGGAATAGCTCTGAGCAAACGCAGTCTTGAGAGGATTTTGAGCAAGAATAAGCTTTGGCGGAGAAAGAACAAAACAGAGGTGGCAGAGGTGGCAGCTTTCATTGAACAGCAACTTCAAACATCTGGCCAATGTCATGGCTATAGATGGATGCACCAGAAATGCTGGCTGAATGGCATTATAACTGACAGGGAAACGGTGCGAGTTCTGCTGCGGCTTTTAGATGGTGAAGGGGTTGATTTGAGGTCAAGAAATCGACTGAGGCGGCGTGTGTATCATAACCGTGGTCCTAACTTTGTCTGGCATATAGATGGCTATGATAAACTGAAGCCGTTTGGAATTGGAATAAGCGGATGTATAGATGGATTTTCCAGGAGCATGATGTGGCTTGAGGCATACAAGACCAACAGTGATCCAAGACTTATTGCTGGATACTTCATGGATGCCGTAATTAACGCTGGAGGTTGTCCTGCTAGAGTAAGGCTAGATTTAGGAACAGAAAATGTTCACGTGGCTGAGATGCAAAGATTTTTGACTTTTTCTGAGGATCGACCTGAAACAGATCGTGTTACTTTTGGCCCAAGCTCTGGAAACCAGCGCATCGAAAGATGGTGGCTCACTTTGCGAAGTGAATGTGTCCAATTTTGGATCGACCTCTTTGACAAGCTGAGAGAAGACGGGCACTTCGCAGACACTTTTTTGGACAAATCTTTGGTACAGTTCTGTTTCCTTAACAAAATTCAG GAAGAGCTTGATGACATTGTCTTCGCTTGGAACAACCACAGAATAAGGCCAGTCCACAACTCACGATCACCGCATGGCCGACCTTCCATCATGTATGCTGTGTCTCATCTATATGGAGCCACAGACCACCTGCATCCAGTGTGTCTGGAGAAGGTTCAAGTCTGTTTAGAAGAGTGTGTTTTCAAGGACTTTCCATGCGAAGAAGACATTTTTAACATATGTGTTGATCTTATGTCAGAGCATGATTTGAACCTTATGAACGATGTGTTTGCAGAAGTGGACTTGTACATAACTCTTAGGGAGCTAATTAACAGTGAGTTGgactaa
- the LOC125264845 gene encoding uncharacterized protein LOC125264845 has translation MLIDVTSSIETILCYISLFCSYRIRMDDICDFLKSRNITDDIIQQMQQDKIDCSVIQIMTDDQLKEYLPSYGDRLAIRGYCRRKEQDPSGRKSKLFDRLRTRLARNKGDTDNVCEKKNGQKSMRKIEMGWMHFREGKFTQVRTKKGGGTRKISVSKDCRKKDLLEKATELFFPDEKSSMGSFTDFVVDVTDFQEQTIDEQITVGELYELTKLPVLRFYLTTKKKVIASDTHSDTQFNFSSETIAQGGENLQDSRSPRRTSPSPLLTENVEPDLIYVGSGTSIATGSDDILLSDSITIMTDASSVIEIDAARPPEVGNLEDSGTVTISTGLISGLEDTELDDTLPLLEEPYSVPSPIDNSLESFVQSERVKKILVVHRGQALRQLIAHFCDKSVLTDDISMKVILPEWTAGKCC, from the exons ATGTTAATCGACGTAACCAGCAGCATTGAGACAATTTTATGCTATATATCATTGTTCTGTTCTTATAGGATTAGGATGGATGACATTTGTGACTTTTTGAAGTCGAGAAATATCACTGATGACATCATACAGCAAATGCAACAGGATAAG ATTGATTGCAGTGTCATACAGATTATGACAGATGACCAGCTGAAGGAATATCTGCCTTCCTATGGTGACCGACTGGCTATTCGTGGATACTGCAGGCGAAAAGAACAAGATCCCAGTGGCAGAAAATCTAAACTTTTTGATCGACTGAGAACCAGGCTAGCAAGAAACAAAGGTGACACTGACAatgtatgtgaaaaaaaaaatggtcaaaaGAGTATGCGAAAAATTGAGATGGGATGGATGCATTTTCGAGAAGGGAAGTTTACTCAGGTCCGAACAAAAAAAGGTGGGGGTACACGGAAAATTAGCGTGTCAAAGGACTGTAGAAAAAAGGACCTACTTGAAAAGGCTACTGAGTTGTTTTTTCCTGATGAGAAATCTTCCATGGGAAGCTTCACAGATTTTGTGGTCGATGTAACAGACTTTCAGGAGCAAACAATAGATGAACAGATTACAGTTGGAGAACTTTATGAGCTGACCAAATTACCAGTCTTGCGTTTTTACTTGACAACCAAGAAGAAAGTCATCGCTAGCGACACACATTCAGACACACAGTTCAACTTCAGCAGCGAAACAATTGCACAAGGAGGGGAAAACCTGCAAGATTCAAGGTCTCCCAGACGTACCAGCCCATCTCCTCTGTTGACTGAGAATGTAGAGCCAGACCTAATTTATGTAGGGAGTGGCACTTCAATTGCAACAGGCAGTGATGATATTTTATTGTCAGACTCCATAACTATCATGACTGACGCATCAAGTGTGATTGAGATTGATGCAGCCAGGCCGCCAGAGGTGGGCAATTTGGAGGATAGTGGAACTGTAACAATCTCCACAGGACTCATCTCTGGGCTGGAAGACACTGAGCTTGATGACACCTTACCTCTTTTAGAGGAACCATATTCTGTACCTTCTCCAATTGATAACTCACTGGAGTCCTTTGTTCAGAGTGAAAGAGTGAAGAAAATTCTTGTTGTTCATCGCGGTCAGGCCCTTCGACAGCTTATCGCACATTTTTGTGACAAAAGTGTCTTGACAGATGACATATCAATGAAAGTCATTCTTCCCGAATGGACGGCTGGAAAATGCTGTTGA